In one window of Syngnathus typhle isolate RoL2023-S1 ecotype Sweden linkage group LG7, RoL_Styp_1.0, whole genome shotgun sequence DNA:
- the LOC133156764 gene encoding pro-neuregulin-4, membrane-bound isoform-like produces the protein MMGEHGMPCDGEDAAYCMNGGTCYKLASMDTLSCVCNNYYKGSRCEQFQLLLGSTDKEQAGLVVALVLVGLLILVVFSVIIYFTYKMLKAKRQKKQSHTEYWKVPPRV, from the exons atgATGGGAG AACATGGAATGCCATGTGATGGGGAGGATGCTGCCTATTGCATGAATGGAGGCACGTGCTATAAACTTGCCTCCATGGACACACTTTCCTGTGT GTGCAACAACTACTACAAAGGAAGTCGGTGCGAGCAGTTCCAACTGCTTCTCGGATCCACCGACAAGGAGCAGGCGGGTTTAGTGGTAGCTCTGGTCCTTGTCGGACTCCTCATCTTAGTGGTCTTTTCCGTTATCATCTACTTTACCTATAA GATGCTGAAAGCCAAGCGACAGAAGAAGCAGAGTCACACAGAGTATTGGAAAGTCCCACCAAGAGTCTGA
- the lactb gene encoding serine beta-lactamase-like protein LACTB, mitochondrial → MFRLLVPHTLYAQFKLLPKRVTTLWLPRAAGRAGPPGQRSVFTQRRCYASKSTTKNFSLVWICGAGVGLALVFGLKYHAGAEKGSCDNTSTNRQNHRYDAAIEASRLLVERIQSEVGAPGLVVAVAVDGVPVWCEGVGYADLENRLPCGPETVMRIASISKSLTSAAAARLCEEGKLDLDAPVQKYVPEFPLKKFDGQNVTITPRMILSHLSGIRHYEKDPNKVREEMEKAKRLLKPSMMEKKEDINENKGEPPKQSKEASQAKKKKEFEHEEYYLMENFESVTQALDLFKNDPLIFKPGTTFLYSTHAYTLLSAVIEQAAGRPFLDVMTNLFRELGMLNTVPDQNEPIIYHRSRYYHLNKRGRVVNCPYVDNSYKWAGAGFLSTVGDLLLFGNVLLYSYQMAHIKDSEGLLPGFLKPQTAVELWTAVDKTEASWDKDGRYSQGWLVVDKEQKYGHCRKRKHYVSHTGGAVGASSVLLVLPSEEMEQRRGQKVLPQGVVVSILTNMQSVGLNSTALKIAQQFDKARSAMPSKHNGSTLCVFT, encoded by the exons ATGTTCCGTTTATTGGTGCCACATACTTTATATGCACAATTTAAGCTTTTGCCCAAGCGGGTGACAACTCTATGGCTCCCACGAGCCGCTGGGCGAGCTGGGCCGCCCGGACAGAGGAGTGTTTTTACCCAAAGGCGATGCTACGCTAGCAAGTCCACCACCAAAAACTTTTCCTTGGTGTGGATCTGTGGAGCTGGTGTGGGACTTGCCTTGGTGTTTGGACTGAAATATCACGCGGGGGCAGAAAAAGGTTCGTGTGATAACACATCGACGAACCGTCAGAATCATCGATACGATGCTGCAATCGAAGCGAGTCGACTTTTGGTGGAGCGAATCCAG AGTGAGGTCGGAGCTCCCGGCCtggtggtggcggtggcggTGGATGGAGTTCCTGTCTGGTGTGAAG GGGTCGGTTATGCTGATTTGGAGAATCGTCTTCCATGTGGCCCGGAAACCGTGATGCGAATCGCCAGTATCAGCAAGTCGCTCACGTCGGCGGCTGCTGCGCGTCTCTGTGAGGAAGGGAAACTCGATCTCGATGCGCCTGTCCAGAAATATGTCCCAGAGTTTCCTCTAAAAAAGTTTGATGGACAGAAT GTCACGATAACACCTCGCATGattctctcccacctcagcGGGATTCGGCATTACGAGAAGGACCCAAATAAAGTGAGAGAGGAAATGGAGAAAGCCAAGCGGCTTCTGAAACCGTCCATGATGGAGAAAAAGGAGgatataaatgaaaataaaggtgAGCCCCCTAAGCAATCCAAAGAAGCTTCCCAggccaagaagaaaaaagagtTTGAGCATGAAGAATACTACTTGATGGAAAATTTTGAGAGTGTCACTCAAGCGTTGGACCTCTTTAAGAACGACCCACTCATTTTCAAACCAG GCACAACATTCTTGTACTCGACCCACGCCTACACCCTCCTCAGTGCAGTTATCGAGCAAGCTGCGGGACGGCCCTTCCTGGATGTCATGACTAACCTCTTCCGAGAACTTGGAATGCTCAATACGGTGCCAGATCAAAATGAACCCATCATTTATCATCGTTCCAG GTATTATCATCTGAACAAGCGAGGCCGGGTGGTGAACTGCCCGTACGTAGACAACTCGTACAAGTGGGCGGGCGCCGGCTTCCTTTCCACGGTTGGGGACCTCCTGCTCTTTGGTAACGTTCTCCTCTACAGCTATCAAATGGCTCACATTAAGGACAGTGAAGGGCTGCTGCCCGGTTTCCTCAAACCCCAAACCGCCGTGGAACTTTGGACGGCGGTGGATAAGACGGAGGCCAGCTGGGACAAGGACGGACGATACAGTCAAGGCTGGCTGGTGGTGGACAAAGAGCAGAAATACGGGCATTGCAGGAAGCGCAAGCACTATGTGTCGCACACAGGGGGCGCTGTGGGGGCCAGCAGTGTCCTGTTGGTGTTGCCCAGCGAGGAGATGGAGCAGCGACGAGGGCAGAAGGTCCTCCCGCAGGGCGTGGTGGTCAGCATTCTCACCAACATGCAGTCTGTGGGACTCAACAGCACAGCCCTGAAAATTGCACAGCAGTTTGACAAAGCCAGAAGCGC GATGCCGTCCAAACATAATGGGTCAACGTTGTGTGTGTTTACGTGA